The Pseudomonadota bacterium genome segment CGGCGCGGTTGAAGCGCGCGACCATCGCGCTGCGGTCGGCCGGACGCACCTCGCTCGTGATCGTTTCGCTGTGCAGCGCGATCGCCGGCGGCAGCCGCTCGCGCAGTTGCTCGAGGTGATCGCGTCGCTCGGAGAGCACGACGCAGGCGCGACCCGCCTCGACCGCCTCGACCACGTCGTCGACGATCAGCTGATTGCGCGTGCCGTCCAGCGCCAGCGCGGCGAGCAGGTTCTGGTAGTGCTCCCGGCCCTGATACGCGTAGCGAAACGCGCTGCTGCGCCTGCGCGTATGGAGCACGACGCCGCGCGGTGACGAGGGTGGGGGTAGCTCCTGAACGAGCTCGCCGACCGCGCTGAAGAGCGGCGCCTCGAGACCGTCGGCCCGACGATGTTCCGTCGCCAGCCCGAGCAGATAGCGCGAACCGGCCTGGCTCAGCACGCGCAGCAGCAGCCCTGCCTCGACGCTCTGCAGCGCGTCGCAGACAATCAGCCCGCTCTCGGTGCGCAGGCGGGCCGCGCCGGCGCCGATGGCCTCTTCATAGCTGTAGACGACGACCTCGTCGCCCGCCGCGCCCTCGAGGCCGAGCGCCCGCTCGAGCTGCGCCCGCAGGGCTCCGGCGGCGGGGGTTGTCGTGATGACGGTCGTGCGCTGCTGGCGCCTGGCGATCAACGCCGCCGCCAGGGCGATGCGGTCGGCGGCGTCCGGTACGACGATCACCGCGCTATCGCGCAGCAGCAGCGTGCGCAGCGCCGCCTCCTGACTCGCCGTCAAGGGCAGGCGTGAGCGCAGCGCAGCGCAGAGGGCGACCGTACGCTGGTCGACGACCTCGGAGGCGAGCCCGTGCCGACGGCAGACCTCGACGACGCGCGGCAGCAGCGCCTGCGGCAGCAGATAGAAGCCACGCTCGGCGCGTAGCAGGCCAGCGCGCGCCCGCGGATTGCCATCGAGGCCGGGCAAGCGCTCTGCGCCGTGTTGGCGGAGCTCGCGGCGCAAGGCCTCGATCACGCCCCGTGGCGCAGCCGTCACCGGCAGGCGCACCTCCGTGTCGACGACCAAGCGCAGCTTCTGGATCGGCTCTGCCACTGCTCGCCCCGCCGACTCCGGCTGCTAGGCCAGCGGGGGCGCACGCAGCGGCGCCCTGGCCGGCGGCGCTACCCACTCGCCGCTGCGCGGCGTGATCGCCGTGACGAAAGGCGGCGCTGGACGCGCGAGGTAGAAGCCCTGCGCAAAATGGCAGCCGAGCTCCCGCAGCACCGCCAGCTCCTCCGGCGTCTCGATGCCTTCGGCCACCACCTCGACCTCGGCCTCGACGGCGAAGGCGACCATGTTGCGGATCAGGTTCTGCCGAATCGGGCTCTTGTCGATGTCACGCACCAGGGTCATGTCGAACTTGATGAAGTCCGGGTTCAGCTCGGCGGCCGAGCTGAGCGCCGCGTAGCCGCTGCCGAGGTCATCGATGGCGATGCGCAGGCCCGTCTCCCGCAGCGCGTCGACCCGACTGCGGAAGGCGACGAAGTCGCCGATCGCCGCCCGCTCGGTCACCTCGAAGACGATGCGCGCGGCGTGGGCCTTGATGAAGGGCTCAGGCCCCATCAGCTGCGGGTCATCGAAGTCGTGCGGATGAATATTGATGAAGAGCAACGCGTCGTCGGGCAGCTCGTTGATGTGCTCGACCGCCTTGCGCCGCAGCAGCCGCGAAAGCGCCCAGATCCGGTCGCTCTGTTCGGCGACGTTGAAGAGCACATGCGGGCTGCGCAGGCCCTCGGCGCTGCAGCGCACCAGCGCCTCGTAGGCGAAGATCGAATGATCCCGCATCCGCACCAAGGGCTGGTAGAGCATCGAAAAGGTGTCGGGGTGCTGAATACAGCGATCGAGC includes the following:
- a CDS encoding EAL domain-containing protein, which encodes MMQPPRGKPSEHAGRRRPGDGAAGHSSTIGVAAEALAKATSTLDAPCRVIDLGTGLPSLTTLFADLRPVVEDPAGAFALYVHLPANALIEEHFGWEALEAYLAVVNNFLLRLAKDTQRERARCVIARAYADDYVLVMPYAEGDEASGSRIADEMNRHVQVVDEELASMHEVFLGSSRIKPFVRIHPERMLYRGIQRAQAEATDVGRHRLATQTRLLDRCIQHPDTFSMLYQPLVRMRDHSIFAYEALVRCSAEGLRSPHVLFNVAEQSDRIWALSRLLRRKAVEHINELPDDALLFINIHPHDFDDPQLMGPEPFIKAHAARIVFEVTERAAIGDFVAFRSRVDALRETGLRIAIDDLGSGYAALSSAAELNPDFIKFDMTLVRDIDKSPIRQNLIRNMVAFAVEAEVEVVAEGIETPEELAVLRELGCHFAQGFYLARPAPPFVTAITPRSGEWVAPPARAPLRAPPLA